One region of Oreochromis aureus strain Israel breed Guangdong linkage group 19, ZZ_aureus, whole genome shotgun sequence genomic DNA includes:
- the LOC116334757 gene encoding putative E3 ubiquitin-protein ligase UBR7: MAANKGDSHIDDILTSEEELEKALCVLAGSDPDNCSYSKGYVKRQAVFACNTCTPNDAEPAGVCLACANKCHDGHDIFELYTKRNFRCDCGNRKFGGFQCQLNPVKEEENVRNLYNHNFSGFYCTCHRPYPDTDDQDDDEMIQCVICEDWFHSGHLGCPVVEPEELQEMVCEACMNKAPFLWTYAAHIAVPPVIHVGDAEEEVEVDIEGEDREAGQRKDEEPSSSDERTEPEEAVNRSSPGKRTHEEMTGSPAMATTKIVECKLKKLQARGLERLRRGAVFWPYSWRAELCTCTSCKRAYVAAEVQFLLDQSDTILAYEKRGLDEPFGQHPLMALMNSMDRVQQLEVIYGFNELTTSISEFLEQCASEGKTVTVEAVHQLFEELQARKRRRTSDGNQ, translated from the exons ATGGCAGCGAACAAGGGCGACTCGCATATTGATGATATTCTTACCAGCgaagaagagctcgagaaggcTTTGTGTGTGCTGGCTGGGAGCGACCCAGACAACTGCTCTTACTCCAAG GGTTATGTGAAGAGACAGGCGGTGTTTGCCTGCAACACTTGCACTCCAAATGATGCAGAGCCTGCTGGGGTTTGTCTGGCCTGCGCCAATAAATGCCATGATGGACACGACATCTTTGAACTGTATACCAAAAG AAATTTTCGCTGTGATTGTGGAAACCGAAAGTTTGGGGGTTTCCAGTGCCAGCTAAATCCT GTtaaagaagaggaaaatgttAGAAATCTCTACAATCACAACTTCAGTGGGTTCTACTGCACGTGTCACCGGCCGTACCCAGACACAGATGACCAG GATGACGACGAGATGATTCAGTGCGTCATCTGTGAGGATTGGTTTCACAGCGGG CACTTAGGCTGCCCTGTGGTTGAACCCGAGGAGCTTCAAGAGATGGTATGTGAGGCCTGCATGAACAAGGCTCCTTTCTTGTGGACGTACGCTGCCCACATCGCAG TTCCGCCTGTGATCCATGTGGGTGATGCCGAAGAGGAAGTAGAGGTCGACATTGAGGGGGAAGACCGTGAGGCTGGTCAAAGAAAGGATGAGGAACCGTCTTCTAGTGATGAGCGCACAGAACCAGAG GAAGCTGTAAACAGGAGTTCCCCTGGCAAACGAACTCACGAGGAAATGACAGGCAGCCCTGCGATGGCTACAACGAAAATTGTGGAGTGCAAGCTGAAGAAGCTGCAGGCCCGCGGGCTAGAGAGGCTGAGACGGGGAGCGGTGTTCTGGCCTTACAGCTGGCGTGCTGAGCTCTGCACCTGCACGAGCTGCAAG AGGGCCTATGTTGCTGCTGAGGTGCAGTTTCTCTTGGATCAGTCTGACACTATTCTGGCCTATGAGAAGAGAGGCTTGGATGAGCCCTTCGGGCAGCACCCACTGATGGCGCTGATGAACTCGATGGACCGTGTACAGCAGCTGGAGGTCATTTACG GTTTCAACGAGCTGACGACCTCAATCAGTGAATTTTTAGAGCAGTGTGCCTCTGAAGGAAAG ACAGTCACAGTTGAAGCTGTACATCAACTCTTTGAGGAGCTGCAGGCCAGAAAAAGACGCAGAACCAGCGACGGAAATCAGTAA
- the btbd7 gene encoding BTB/POZ domain-containing protein 7 isoform X2 → MGANGSSYPHSCSPRIGGSSQAQQTFIGTSSYSQQGYGWESKLYSLEHGHERPADRKKKSLGLATLKRRFIKRRKSSRSADHARQMRELLSGWDVRDTNALVEEYEGTAALKELSFQASLARPEAPSLQRDLAALYQHKYCTDVDLIFQGTCFPAHRAILAPRCPFFKTLLSSSPGYGAEVLMDIDTAGIDVPMFSALLHYLYTGEFGVGGAEDTRLQNVDVLVQLSEEFGTPNSLEADMKGLFDYMCYYDALLSFSSDSEMIESCNERGAVAAATSVSQAGNGAPGAAGTPDEDLRAHKAILSARSPFFRNLLQRRIRTGEEMTERTLQTPTRIVLDESIIPRKYVQVILHCMYTDVVELGLVLRGSPSAGSLGEVQALVSGSRGASTRTEEAMELYHIALFLEFSMLAQGCEDIIVESLSLDSLVPILKWSSQPYGSKWVHRQAMHFLCEEFSQVVTSDVLYELGKEHLLSAIQSDYLQASEQDILKYVVKWGEQQLIKRMADREPNLLSGTAHSVNKRGVKRRDLDVEELKEILSPLLPFIRTEHILPPNSDVLADALKRGLISTPPSDMLPTAEGGKANAWLRQKNAGIYVRPRLFSPYVEEAKSVLDEMMVEQTDLVRLRLVRMSNVPDTLYMVNNAVPQCCHMINHQQMASNSTTAPSVVANEIPVPQLSVVKEMIRRLHELRHTEQVQRAYALNCGEGATVSYELQLRVLREFGLADGATELLQNPYKFFPDERFGDESPILALRQVGRCRVNSSPAMDSMFTELEGVAGFHPPLPPPPPPYHPPATPSHTQFKGAWRPRVPLPTPTRSFSYPCNRTLIQRHAATKHGSSDYSSVPRPQPPDCTNPQAMGRALLSDQQVMSMEPVMREFMPDIALGVSVMTLREQHMAEMEREGPQSPMGPSGHHLPHGPCPSSRLSHGYGPGHGHSCKRHAPEPKLEAQAEFPDLYDFSCRPATPTSTHPLPSFAGPDLYSHSCTASGSYPPPYVSDSQSQGHTQGRTASDPLRLDVLGITSQRHDGLLASPSGAQPRMGHISKGRSNETDLTHGLGHLRSPSGNMDNYEERHPGPRETPEEMGLAGESSGPGPLQQPHRNSVSEEIVRDRRSPSKPDYPYKKSAL, encoded by the exons GGACCTCGTCCTACTCTCAGCAGGGATATGGTTGGGAGTCAAAGCTATACAGCCTGGAGCACGGCCATGAGCGGCCGGCagacaggaagaagaagagtCTTGGTCTGGCGACTCTCAAGCGGAGGTTCATCAAAAGGAGGAAGTCTAGCCGCTCAGCGGATCACGCGCGGCAAATGCGTGAGCTTTTGTCAGGGTGGGACGTCCGTGACACAAACGCCCTGGTGGAGGAGTATGAGGGAACGGCAGCCCTCAAGGAGCTGAGCTTCCAGGCCAGCCTCGCACGTCCAGAGGCTCCTAGCTTGCAGCGGGATCTAGCCGCTCTCTACCAGCACAAGTACTGCACAGATGTGGACCTCATCTTCCAGGGTACTTGTTTTCCAGCTCATCGGGCCATCCTGGCTCCCCGTTGCCCCTTTTTTAAGACCTTGCTGTCTTCATCTCCCGGGTATGGAGCAGAGGTTCTAATGGACATTGACACAGCTGGCATTGATGTTCCCATGTTCTCCGCCCTACTTCACTACTTGTACACTGGGGAGTTTGGGGTGGGTGGAGCAGAGGATACGAGGCTTCAGAATGTGGATGTGCTAGTGCAGCTAAGCGAGGAGTTTGGTACACCTAACTCCTTGGAGGCAGACATGAAGGGCTTGTTTGACTACATGTGCTACTATGACGCTCTGCTCAGCTTCTCTTCAGACTCTGAAATGATAGAGAGCTGTAATGAGAGAggagctgtggctgcagcaacaTCAGTGAGTCAAGCAGGCAATGGGGCCCCAGGAGCTGCAGGGACCCCAGACGAGGACCTTAGGGCTCACAAAGCTATCCTGTCAGCACGCTCTCCTTTCTTTAGGAACCTTTTGCAGCGACGTATTCGCACAGGCGAGGAAATGACAGAGCGCACACTCCAGACACCCACCCGCATAGTGCTGGATGAGTCCATAATACCACGAAAATATGTGCAGGTTATTCTCCACTGCATGTACACGGATGTCGTCGAGCTCGGGCTGGTGCTGCGTGGCAGCCCCTCAGCAGGCAGCCTCGGTGAGGTGCAAGCCCTAGTGTCAGGGAGCCGTGGGGCCAGCACACGCACTGAAGAGGCCATGGAGCTGTACCATATTGCTCTGTTTTTGGAGTTTAGCATGCTGGCTCAAG GCTGTGAAGACATTATTGTGGAGAGTTTGTCTCTGGACTCTCTTGTCCCCATTCTCAAGTGGAGCTCCCAACCATATGGCTCCAAGTGGGTCCATAGGCAGGCCATGCACTTCCTCTGTGAGGAGTTCAGTCAAGTTGTCACTTCGGATGTTCTCTACGAACTTGGCAAAGAACACCTTCTCAGTGCAATTCAGTCTGACTACCTACAG gCGAGTGAACAGGACATTCTCAAGTATGTTGTTAAGTGGGGCGAGCAGCAGCTTATTAAGAGGATGGCAGACAGGG AACCCAACCTATTGAGTGGCACAGCCCACAGCGTAAACAAGAGGGGAGTGAAAAGGAGAGACTTGGATGTGGAGGAGCTGAAGGAGATCCTGTCTCCCCTCTTGCCCTTCATCCGAACAGAGCACATCTTACCTCCCAACAGTGACGTCCTCGCCGACGCG CTCAAAAGGGGTTTGATAAGCACCCCTCCTTCAGACATGCTACCCACAGCTGAGGGGGGTAAAGCCAATGCCTGGTTGCGTCAAAAAAATGCAGGCATCTATGTGCGTCCGCGCCTTTTCTCTCCTTACGTGGAGGAGGCTAAG TCTGTTCTTGATGAAATGATGGTCGAGCAGACAGACCTAGTGCGTTTGCGACTAGTGCGCATGTCCAACGTCCCGGACACACTCTACATGGTCAACAACGCTGTGCCTCAGTGTTGTCACATGATTAACCACCAGCAAATGGCAAGCAACTCAACCACAGCTCCATCAGTCGTGGCAAATGAAATTCCAG TGCCTCAGTTATCTGTGGTAAAGGAGATGATCCGGAGGCTGCATGAACTAAGACACACAGAGCAGGTTCAGAGAGCGTATGCCCTCAACTGTGGCGAGGGAGCCACTGTCAGCTATGAGCTGCAGTTGCGGGTGCTGAGGGAGTTTGGTCTGGCAGACGGAGCCACTGAGCTACTGCAG AATCCATACAAGTTCTTCCCAGATGAAAGGTTTGGAGATGAGAGTCCAATACTGGCCCTGCGCCAGGTGGGTCGTTGTCGGGTAAACAGCAGTCCAGCCATGGATAGCATGTTCACAGAGCTGGAAGGAGTAGCAGGCTTCCACCCTCCCTtacctcctccacctcccccATACCACCCCCCTGCCACACCTAGTCACACACAGTTCAAGGGTGCGTGGCGACCTCGCGTGCCCTTGCCAACCCCCACCCGTTCCTTCTCCTATCCCTGCAACCGCACCCTGATCCAGCGCCATGCAGCCACCAAGCATGGTAGCTCAGACTACTCCTCTGTGCCCAGGCCTCAGCCCCCTGACTGCACCAACCCACAGGCTATGGGCCGAGCTTTGCTTTCAGACCAGCAAGTG ATGAGCATGGAGCCGGTTATGAGGGAGTTCATGCCTGACATTGCGCTAGGTGTTTCGGTCATGACTCTGAGGGAGCAGCACATGGCAGAAATGGAGAGGGAAGGCCCTCAGAGCCCCATGGGCCCCTCAGGCCACCACCTGCCCCATGGGCCCTGCCCTTCTTCCCGCCTCAGTCATGGCTATGGGCCTGGACATGGCCACTCCTGCAAGAGACACGCTCCTGAGCCCAAACTGGAAGCTCAAGCTGAGTTCCCTGACCTGTATGACTTTTCCTGTCGACCTGCAACCCCGACCTCCACACACCCACTGCCCTCCTTTGCTGGACCAGACCTCTACAGCCACAGCTGCACCGCCTCCGGCTCCTATCCTCCTCCTTATGTTTCTGACTCTCAGTCCCAGGGCCATACACAGGGTCGGACTGCCTCAGACCCACTACGTCTGGATGTCCTCGGTATAACCTCTCAGAGGCATGATGGACTCCTTGCTAGCCCCTCTGGAGCCCAACCTAGGATGGGACATATTTCAAAGGGGCGATCAAATGAGACAGACCTGACTCATGGCTTAGGCCATTTACGGTCCCCCAGTGGGAATATGGACAACTATGAGGAGAGACACCCAGGACCCAGAGAGACCCCAGAAGAGATGGGTCTAGCTGGAGAATCATCAGGCCCAGGGCCACTCCAGCAGCCTCACAGAAACAGTGTCAGTGAAGAAATTGTCAGAGACCGCAGGTCACCTAGCAAACCTGACTACCCCTATAAGAAATCTGCACTTTAA
- the btbd7 gene encoding BTB/POZ domain-containing protein 7 isoform X1 — protein sequence MGANGSSYPHSCSPRIGGSSQAQQTFIGIKCITGTSSYSQQGYGWESKLYSLEHGHERPADRKKKSLGLATLKRRFIKRRKSSRSADHARQMRELLSGWDVRDTNALVEEYEGTAALKELSFQASLARPEAPSLQRDLAALYQHKYCTDVDLIFQGTCFPAHRAILAPRCPFFKTLLSSSPGYGAEVLMDIDTAGIDVPMFSALLHYLYTGEFGVGGAEDTRLQNVDVLVQLSEEFGTPNSLEADMKGLFDYMCYYDALLSFSSDSEMIESCNERGAVAAATSVSQAGNGAPGAAGTPDEDLRAHKAILSARSPFFRNLLQRRIRTGEEMTERTLQTPTRIVLDESIIPRKYVQVILHCMYTDVVELGLVLRGSPSAGSLGEVQALVSGSRGASTRTEEAMELYHIALFLEFSMLAQGCEDIIVESLSLDSLVPILKWSSQPYGSKWVHRQAMHFLCEEFSQVVTSDVLYELGKEHLLSAIQSDYLQASEQDILKYVVKWGEQQLIKRMADREPNLLSGTAHSVNKRGVKRRDLDVEELKEILSPLLPFIRTEHILPPNSDVLADALKRGLISTPPSDMLPTAEGGKANAWLRQKNAGIYVRPRLFSPYVEEAKSVLDEMMVEQTDLVRLRLVRMSNVPDTLYMVNNAVPQCCHMINHQQMASNSTTAPSVVANEIPVPQLSVVKEMIRRLHELRHTEQVQRAYALNCGEGATVSYELQLRVLREFGLADGATELLQNPYKFFPDERFGDESPILALRQVGRCRVNSSPAMDSMFTELEGVAGFHPPLPPPPPPYHPPATPSHTQFKGAWRPRVPLPTPTRSFSYPCNRTLIQRHAATKHGSSDYSSVPRPQPPDCTNPQAMGRALLSDQQVMSMEPVMREFMPDIALGVSVMTLREQHMAEMEREGPQSPMGPSGHHLPHGPCPSSRLSHGYGPGHGHSCKRHAPEPKLEAQAEFPDLYDFSCRPATPTSTHPLPSFAGPDLYSHSCTASGSYPPPYVSDSQSQGHTQGRTASDPLRLDVLGITSQRHDGLLASPSGAQPRMGHISKGRSNETDLTHGLGHLRSPSGNMDNYEERHPGPRETPEEMGLAGESSGPGPLQQPHRNSVSEEIVRDRRSPSKPDYPYKKSAL from the exons GGACCTCGTCCTACTCTCAGCAGGGATATGGTTGGGAGTCAAAGCTATACAGCCTGGAGCACGGCCATGAGCGGCCGGCagacaggaagaagaagagtCTTGGTCTGGCGACTCTCAAGCGGAGGTTCATCAAAAGGAGGAAGTCTAGCCGCTCAGCGGATCACGCGCGGCAAATGCGTGAGCTTTTGTCAGGGTGGGACGTCCGTGACACAAACGCCCTGGTGGAGGAGTATGAGGGAACGGCAGCCCTCAAGGAGCTGAGCTTCCAGGCCAGCCTCGCACGTCCAGAGGCTCCTAGCTTGCAGCGGGATCTAGCCGCTCTCTACCAGCACAAGTACTGCACAGATGTGGACCTCATCTTCCAGGGTACTTGTTTTCCAGCTCATCGGGCCATCCTGGCTCCCCGTTGCCCCTTTTTTAAGACCTTGCTGTCTTCATCTCCCGGGTATGGAGCAGAGGTTCTAATGGACATTGACACAGCTGGCATTGATGTTCCCATGTTCTCCGCCCTACTTCACTACTTGTACACTGGGGAGTTTGGGGTGGGTGGAGCAGAGGATACGAGGCTTCAGAATGTGGATGTGCTAGTGCAGCTAAGCGAGGAGTTTGGTACACCTAACTCCTTGGAGGCAGACATGAAGGGCTTGTTTGACTACATGTGCTACTATGACGCTCTGCTCAGCTTCTCTTCAGACTCTGAAATGATAGAGAGCTGTAATGAGAGAggagctgtggctgcagcaacaTCAGTGAGTCAAGCAGGCAATGGGGCCCCAGGAGCTGCAGGGACCCCAGACGAGGACCTTAGGGCTCACAAAGCTATCCTGTCAGCACGCTCTCCTTTCTTTAGGAACCTTTTGCAGCGACGTATTCGCACAGGCGAGGAAATGACAGAGCGCACACTCCAGACACCCACCCGCATAGTGCTGGATGAGTCCATAATACCACGAAAATATGTGCAGGTTATTCTCCACTGCATGTACACGGATGTCGTCGAGCTCGGGCTGGTGCTGCGTGGCAGCCCCTCAGCAGGCAGCCTCGGTGAGGTGCAAGCCCTAGTGTCAGGGAGCCGTGGGGCCAGCACACGCACTGAAGAGGCCATGGAGCTGTACCATATTGCTCTGTTTTTGGAGTTTAGCATGCTGGCTCAAG GCTGTGAAGACATTATTGTGGAGAGTTTGTCTCTGGACTCTCTTGTCCCCATTCTCAAGTGGAGCTCCCAACCATATGGCTCCAAGTGGGTCCATAGGCAGGCCATGCACTTCCTCTGTGAGGAGTTCAGTCAAGTTGTCACTTCGGATGTTCTCTACGAACTTGGCAAAGAACACCTTCTCAGTGCAATTCAGTCTGACTACCTACAG gCGAGTGAACAGGACATTCTCAAGTATGTTGTTAAGTGGGGCGAGCAGCAGCTTATTAAGAGGATGGCAGACAGGG AACCCAACCTATTGAGTGGCACAGCCCACAGCGTAAACAAGAGGGGAGTGAAAAGGAGAGACTTGGATGTGGAGGAGCTGAAGGAGATCCTGTCTCCCCTCTTGCCCTTCATCCGAACAGAGCACATCTTACCTCCCAACAGTGACGTCCTCGCCGACGCG CTCAAAAGGGGTTTGATAAGCACCCCTCCTTCAGACATGCTACCCACAGCTGAGGGGGGTAAAGCCAATGCCTGGTTGCGTCAAAAAAATGCAGGCATCTATGTGCGTCCGCGCCTTTTCTCTCCTTACGTGGAGGAGGCTAAG TCTGTTCTTGATGAAATGATGGTCGAGCAGACAGACCTAGTGCGTTTGCGACTAGTGCGCATGTCCAACGTCCCGGACACACTCTACATGGTCAACAACGCTGTGCCTCAGTGTTGTCACATGATTAACCACCAGCAAATGGCAAGCAACTCAACCACAGCTCCATCAGTCGTGGCAAATGAAATTCCAG TGCCTCAGTTATCTGTGGTAAAGGAGATGATCCGGAGGCTGCATGAACTAAGACACACAGAGCAGGTTCAGAGAGCGTATGCCCTCAACTGTGGCGAGGGAGCCACTGTCAGCTATGAGCTGCAGTTGCGGGTGCTGAGGGAGTTTGGTCTGGCAGACGGAGCCACTGAGCTACTGCAG AATCCATACAAGTTCTTCCCAGATGAAAGGTTTGGAGATGAGAGTCCAATACTGGCCCTGCGCCAGGTGGGTCGTTGTCGGGTAAACAGCAGTCCAGCCATGGATAGCATGTTCACAGAGCTGGAAGGAGTAGCAGGCTTCCACCCTCCCTtacctcctccacctcccccATACCACCCCCCTGCCACACCTAGTCACACACAGTTCAAGGGTGCGTGGCGACCTCGCGTGCCCTTGCCAACCCCCACCCGTTCCTTCTCCTATCCCTGCAACCGCACCCTGATCCAGCGCCATGCAGCCACCAAGCATGGTAGCTCAGACTACTCCTCTGTGCCCAGGCCTCAGCCCCCTGACTGCACCAACCCACAGGCTATGGGCCGAGCTTTGCTTTCAGACCAGCAAGTG ATGAGCATGGAGCCGGTTATGAGGGAGTTCATGCCTGACATTGCGCTAGGTGTTTCGGTCATGACTCTGAGGGAGCAGCACATGGCAGAAATGGAGAGGGAAGGCCCTCAGAGCCCCATGGGCCCCTCAGGCCACCACCTGCCCCATGGGCCCTGCCCTTCTTCCCGCCTCAGTCATGGCTATGGGCCTGGACATGGCCACTCCTGCAAGAGACACGCTCCTGAGCCCAAACTGGAAGCTCAAGCTGAGTTCCCTGACCTGTATGACTTTTCCTGTCGACCTGCAACCCCGACCTCCACACACCCACTGCCCTCCTTTGCTGGACCAGACCTCTACAGCCACAGCTGCACCGCCTCCGGCTCCTATCCTCCTCCTTATGTTTCTGACTCTCAGTCCCAGGGCCATACACAGGGTCGGACTGCCTCAGACCCACTACGTCTGGATGTCCTCGGTATAACCTCTCAGAGGCATGATGGACTCCTTGCTAGCCCCTCTGGAGCCCAACCTAGGATGGGACATATTTCAAAGGGGCGATCAAATGAGACAGACCTGACTCATGGCTTAGGCCATTTACGGTCCCCCAGTGGGAATATGGACAACTATGAGGAGAGACACCCAGGACCCAGAGAGACCCCAGAAGAGATGGGTCTAGCTGGAGAATCATCAGGCCCAGGGCCACTCCAGCAGCCTCACAGAAACAGTGTCAGTGAAGAAATTGTCAGAGACCGCAGGTCACCTAGCAAACCTGACTACCCCTATAAGAAATCTGCACTTTAA